GGTAGACGCCGAGGGCAAACAAGCCGATTAAAACCGCCACTATGGGAGCTTTCATCGCCAGGGGTGTTATATAGGGCTGGATAGTCTCGTCATCCGGCTGGGAAAATGCCCGCACCAGGTAATAGCCAAAACCCGCCGCCACCAGCAAAAAGCCAGCCAAAACAGCGATGAACAAAGGCAAAGCCTGAGAAGCCATGACCGACAGGACATTGAACTTTGCCAAAAATACCGGCAGAGTCGGCGTGCCTACGGCGGCTGCTGAGCCGAGGATTAAACCCCAGGCCGCCAATGGCTGCAGCCTGAACGGACTTTTCACGGCAAAGAACTTGTTGGAATTGTACTGGCGGTGGAAAATGCCCGCGGAGAAGAATAGCAAGGCTTTAACCAGTGCATTGCCGGCTTTGTGAAACAGTGCCCAGAACAGAGCTATCGGGGAACCCAAACCTATCGCGATAAGTATCAGTCCCGCCTGTTCCACGCCAGAAAAGGCGATGACCTTCTTAGTATTGGTTCGAGCGATCAAAGCTAAGGCGGCCACGAAAATGCTGACGGCTCCGAATGTTATCAAAAAGGGGTTCAGAAAACTATCGTCGCCAGCCCGGTGCCCGATGGCGTATAGCCGGATGATGGCGTAAAGTCCGAGATTGAGTACGGCACCGGAAATGACGGCTACCACCGATGGTGCCCTGACATAGACCGTGGGCAGCCAAGTATGGAAGGGGACGATAGCCGACTTGGCAGCGAAGCCGATAAACAGAAGCACGAAGGCAAAGGTATAGAGCTTAGGGGGGATGGCGGAGGCTGCCGACATCAGGTCGGTCCAATTGAGGGTACCTCCCGGAACTGCGGAGCGCGATAGGGCGAACAGGACGATGACGCCGATGAAAGCGAATAGCATGGCCGTCGACGTCACGAAAACGTACTTTAGCGCTGCGGTGATGTTCTCCCTGGCTTTTAACGTTACCAGGAGAACGACCGAGAACAGCGTGGAAAGCTCTGCAAAGATCCACATCAGCGCGATGTTGTTGGCCAAAAAGCCCATGACCAGGACTAGTGGCAACAGGGCAAAAGCACCGTAAAACAGGCCAAGAAGCGACCTCTCGATCTCCCCTCGCTCCAGGAGTGAAGCCAGGTAGCCACGGGAATAAACCGCCGATAAAAGAAAGAGCACGGTGGTGATCAATATCTCGTAAGCGCCGAAAGTATCAGCAAAAAGGTAGTGATTGCCCACCAGAAAACGCGGAAGGTCGGACACCGCAAGCCACACCGCCAGACCCAGATAAACGACCGACTCGGCGATGAGCAGGCTGTTGAGCAAGCGTCCATCGGTCTGGGGATGGAAACGTCCCAGTAAGAACGACACCGCGGCAATTATCACCGCCGGCGCGGCAAACCCGACTATGATCATGAAATCCATCAGTCTTCAGACTCCAGGCCGAGCTGGCTCAACCGCTTGTGAAAGGCTTCAACCGAAGAATCTATGCCGAAAGCGAGAACCGTAGACAGGACGATGATCATCAATAAGTCAACCACGATCAAAACCTCGATGATGAAGGGCATTTCGGCAATAAAGAGTGAAAACAGCAGCACGCCGTTCTCCATGGTGAGATAACCGATGATCTTGGTGACAACCTTACGGCGGCTCATCACGACTAGCATGCCCATGAGCGCCAGCGATACACCGATCACCGCTCCGAGAAGGAACAACGGACCGACCGAAAGTGAAGCCGAGAACACGTTGAATGCTGTGTAGACGACGAAAAACAGAGCCGCCGAGAGCATGATGGAGCCTATCGGCGTCAAATAACGGAACTCCAGGTCGCGCTTGATGGGCATCACCGCCAGAAGGCGGCGCAGGAACATGGGGATGATGATCACCTTGGACAATATTGTGAGCAGCGCCATCAGAAGCAGGCTCAAGGTCGCCTCGCGGGAGAACAGGACCAAAGCGATCGCCGCGAGTATACCCGACTGCAACGCATAAATCGAGAAAAGCGATGTTAAAGACCGCTGAGTGATAATCAGGGCGGCGCTGCCGATCAAGAATACCAGTAATATCTTGATGATGTCATCGCCGAACAGCATATCTGTCATGCCAGCAACTCAAAGACAATAGTAGCGAAAGAGAAAAACAGCGCCAGGATAAAAAAGCTGGGCAGGCGGAACAACCTGATCTTGGCCATCATCGATTCAAATACCCCGACGACAATGGAGAAAATCATCACTTTGGCCGTAAAACTCACTATCGACACGATAATCGGAACGACCCCCACATTCGCCGCAAGACCGACGGGCAAAATAATGTTGATCGAAAGCGCCATGAGGATGGTCTGCTTGATGCCCTGCGATAGTTCCATGAGGGCCAGCTTGGGCCCGGTCTGCTCGAGAATCATAGCCTCGTGAATCATGGTGAGTTCAAGATGTGTTTCCGGGTTATCCACCGGGACACGGGCAGTCTCGACGATGATGACGATGAATAGCGAAAACGCCACCAGGATGAGGGTGGGGTACTGGGAAATCGATCCGTTCAGGGTTGTCGCAAACATCTCAGGGATATCGGTAGATTTGAGTACAAACGCGAGAGCCGCGACCGAGGTAATGGTCACCGGCTCGATAATGGCAGACAGGCTCATTTCACGGGAAGATCCCATACCGCCGAAGGTCGACCCGGCGTCCAAACCGGCCAGTGCCACAAAGAATTTCGCCGTCACCATAAGGTATAAGAATAAAATGATGTTACCGATCCCCGAAACATCCGGGAGGAAAACCATAGGCACCATCACCGAAGCAGCCAGCAGGAATCCGATATTCAGATACGGCGCCAGGCGCATGATAAACGAGGAATTTTGAGAGTAGACAATCTCCTTCTTAAACAGCTTGAACAGGTTGTAGTAACCCTGAAGGAGCGGAGGGCCGATCCTGCCTTGAGAGTAGGCTTTCACCTTTTTTACCAGGGTCATGGCCAATGGCGATAGAGCCACCACGAAAATGGTATTCAACAAGAGATAAAGAGCAGTGTTCAAGATCACAGCAGTTGCCCAACCGCCAGTAAGATGATCACGATGACTGCGAAAACGTACATGACATTGGCATCAAGGTCAACGTTATGGAGCGCGGAGACCCATGACGCAATGCGCTTGACGAACAACGCTATGGGCAAATAGATTCTCTCCTCAAAGAATTGCAGGGTATGAACTTCGCCCGAACCGCCAGAAACGATCGATTTATCCTTATCGGCGAACTCCCGCTTACCGATCTTCCTGGTGCGGAAAATGGGACTGAATATCGTGATGATAGGTTCGGAGAATCCGGAGGCGGTGTACTCCATGCGGCTTGTCTGGGTATGGATGCCGCAACCCCAAGTTTCTGAGATACGGGCTCTGGTCTCCATCCGCCTGACGGCTAGTACCGCCAGACCGAAAACCAGAAGAGCCACCAGGCTCACGGGCAGGACATTGGGCACCGGCAAGTCCAGACCGACAACTTTAAGAATCTGATAGCTTAAGACACCGAGGACAACACAGGCCGCCGCCAGGATGCCGGGGCCGACAAGCATCGCCCTCGGCGCCTCATGGGCATGTTCCGCTTCATGCGACCTGGGAAGTGCCAGGAAGACCGCGCCGAACGCCTTCACGAAACAGGCGGCAGCCAGGGCGCTCATCAACGCAAAACCGGCCAGCGCGGTGAACAACAACACGGCCGTCAAGGGACTGGGCACCTGGAAAGCGCCGAGGTAAGCCTGGAAAAGCATCACCTCCGAAGCGAAGCCGTTTAAAGGAGGCAGCGCCGAAATGGCGACCGAGCCGATCAAGAAAATCACCGCCGTCGCCGGCATGGTTTTTACAAGACCGCCCATTTCCTCGATGTTACGGGTATGGGTGGCAGCTACCACTGAACCGGCGGTCATAAACAGCAGGCTCTTGAATATCGCGTGGTTTAGAATGTGGAACAAAGCTCCAAACAGGGAAAGGTCGGCCAGAGTGCTCAAATTGTAATGGCTGAAAATGACCCACAAGCCGAGGCCGACGACGATGATCCCGATGTTCTCGATCGAATGAAATGCCAGTAATTTCTTGAGATCATGTTCTTTGAGGGCATAGATGACGCCAAGAACCGCCGAGACGGTGCCGAAGACCAACAATAGTGTCCCCCACCAAAGTTCAGGCGACAGGACATCGAGCAGGATTCGAACCAAGCCATAGATCGCCACTTTGATCATGACACCGGACATCAGGGCAGAGATGTTCGATGGAGCGGCGGCATGGGCGAAGGGCAGCCATTTATGGAAAGGTATGATTCCGGCTTTGGTGCCAAAGCCGATAAAGAACGCGCTAAAAATAATTCCGGCCGTCGAGAGGGTCAGTCCGCCGGCAGACGTGATATCGAAGGTCCCGGTGTACCGGTGTAATAAAAGAGCACCAAGCAAGAGGAAGAGAGTCGAAAATTGGGTCATCACCAAGTAATAAATCCCGGCTTTGGCAGTTTCTGCCTTTTCCCGGTCAAACATCACCAGAAATAAAGATGACAGCGACATCAGTTCCCAGAAAAAGATAAAGGCGAAGAAATTGGCCGAAGCCACGACCAGCACCATAGAAAGGATGAATACCGACATCGCCGCCACCGACATGTCGCGGCGGGACTGGCTGCCGGTATGCTCGACGTAACGAAGCGAGTAGACGGCGACGCAGGCCGCCACCGAACTGATGATCAGTATGAAAAATGCTGCCAGACGATCCAGGTGGAAGGAGATGCCTAGCTGCGGTGTAACCTGATGAAGCTGGAATGTAAGGTCGGAGTTCTCAGCA
This is a stretch of genomic DNA from Dehalogenimonas etheniformans. It encodes these proteins:
- a CDS encoding proton-conducting transporter membrane subunit, translating into MDFMIIVGFAAPAVIIAAVSFLLGRFHPQTDGRLLNSLLIAESVVYLGLAVWLAVSDLPRFLVGNHYLFADTFGAYEILITTVLFLLSAVYSRGYLASLLERGEIERSLLGLFYGAFALLPLVLVMGFLANNIALMWIFAELSTLFSVVLLVTLKARENITAALKYVFVTSTAMLFAFIGVIVLFALSRSAVPGGTLNWTDLMSAASAIPPKLYTFAFVLLFIGFAAKSAIVPFHTWLPTVYVRAPSVVAVISGAVLNLGLYAIIRLYAIGHRAGDDSFLNPFLITFGAVSIFVAALALIARTNTKKVIAFSGVEQAGLILIAIGLGSPIALFWALFHKAGNALVKALLFFSAGIFHRQYNSNKFFAVKSPFRLQPLAAWGLILGSAAAVGTPTLPVFLAKFNVLSVMASQALPLFIAVLAGFLLVAAGFGYYLVRAFSQPDDETIQPYITPLAMKAPIVAVLIGLFALGVYLPGWLNTTLNTIVSDLGL
- a CDS encoding hydrogenase subunit, yielding MTDMLFGDDIIKILLVFLIGSAALIITQRSLTSLFSIYALQSGILAAIALVLFSREATLSLLLMALLTILSKVIIIPMFLRRLLAVMPIKRDLEFRYLTPIGSIMLSAALFFVVYTAFNVFSASLSVGPLFLLGAVIGVSLALMGMLVVMSRRKVVTKIIGYLTMENGVLLFSLFIAEMPFIIEVLIVVDLLMIIVLSTVLAFGIDSSVEAFHKRLSQLGLESED
- a CDS encoding respiratory chain complex I subunit 1 family protein, with protein sequence MILNTALYLLLNTIFVVALSPLAMTLVKKVKAYSQGRIGPPLLQGYYNLFKLFKKEIVYSQNSSFIMRLAPYLNIGFLLAASVMVPMVFLPDVSGIGNIILFLYLMVTAKFFVALAGLDAGSTFGGMGSSREMSLSAIIEPVTITSVAALAFVLKSTDIPEMFATTLNGSISQYPTLILVAFSLFIVIIVETARVPVDNPETHLELTMIHEAMILEQTGPKLALMELSQGIKQTILMALSINIILPVGLAANVGVVPIIVSIVSFTAKVMIFSIVVGVFESMMAKIRLFRLPSFFILALFFSFATIVFELLA
- a CDS encoding proton-conducting transporter membrane subunit, producing MIEGLFLGGGAALVLAAAAAITGNRGGRRRVALGLVIAGAFSLIAASGIVLAENSDLTFQLHQVTPQLGISFHLDRLAAFFILIISSVAACVAVYSLRYVEHTGSQSRRDMSVAAMSVFILSMVLVVASANFFAFIFFWELMSLSSLFLVMFDREKAETAKAGIYYLVMTQFSTLFLLLGALLLHRYTGTFDITSAGGLTLSTAGIIFSAFFIGFGTKAGIIPFHKWLPFAHAAAPSNISALMSGVMIKVAIYGLVRILLDVLSPELWWGTLLLVFGTVSAVLGVIYALKEHDLKKLLAFHSIENIGIIVVGLGLWVIFSHYNLSTLADLSLFGALFHILNHAIFKSLLFMTAGSVVAATHTRNIEEMGGLVKTMPATAVIFLIGSVAISALPPLNGFASEVMLFQAYLGAFQVPSPLTAVLLFTALAGFALMSALAAACFVKAFGAVFLALPRSHEAEHAHEAPRAMLVGPGILAAACVVLGVLSYQILKVVGLDLPVPNVLPVSLVALLVFGLAVLAVRRMETRARISETWGCGIHTQTSRMEYTASGFSEPIITIFSPIFRTRKIGKREFADKDKSIVSGGSGEVHTLQFFEERIYLPIALFVKRIASWVSALHNVDLDANVMYVFAVIVIILLAVGQLL